A portion of the Symphalangus syndactylus isolate Jambi chromosome 13, NHGRI_mSymSyn1-v2.1_pri, whole genome shotgun sequence genome contains these proteins:
- the C13H12orf76 gene encoding uncharacterized protein C12orf76 homolog, with product MAMTRALRAVAETRRDLGGDRGRACDGSGLSASAGLGKMLRPALPWLCLGLCSLLAGEAEAPSPVDPLERSRPYAVLRGQNLVLMGTIFSILLVTVILMAFCVYKPIRRR from the exons ATGGCAATGACGCGCGCCCTAAGGGCGGTGGCAGAGACGCGGAGAGACCtgggaggagacagaggcagggctTGCGACGGAAGTGGCCTCTCtgcttctgcagggctggggaagaTGCTGCGTCCAGCGTTACCGTGGCTGTGCCTTGGCCTCTGCAGCCTcctggctggggaggcagaggccccGAGCCCCGTGGATCCGCTGGAGCGGAGCCGGCCGTACGCGGTGCTGCGCGGACAGAACCTGG TGTTGATGGGAACCATTTTCAGCATCCTGCTGGTGACTGTCATCCTTATGGCATTTTGTGTCTACAAGCCCATTCGGCGTCGGTGA